In Vigna angularis cultivar LongXiaoDou No.4 chromosome 8, ASM1680809v1, whole genome shotgun sequence, one DNA window encodes the following:
- the LOC128193692 gene encoding uncharacterized protein LOC128193692, translating into MASGPSGPPIPPSGNYDKGKGKKSYVVKLMTRFNNEIGSTSQPNTPTSTSTGRSIPPPLVVPAFTPTPHQVPTSSPTSVGTSLPPPIQVPGLTPTPYQVPPYLQASLSPNVGSNPSTPRNIAPSPGIEDAYPHSSSAANNMEECSNSRPMITPVGGGFYPTKTASKVITATIKEQFDEPWLTWGAIPKSTRDVFFERFKRRVSWKPEDEEKVKKNFHTKASHRLSEMYKKARTLGKRPDWLGDDTWNALLEKWNMPLYRQKCETAKKNRTSEKGGCLHTGGSISVHEHAIRLSQELGRSVHVDEIFQQTHIRQSTGEFVDERSRRTHEQFVAKFSEIRSETASVGVSTSPLDPAEEERLRNRCWLEAAGGKYKGRVYGIGNVTSQDDCVDSYIQQTQASSTAQPQNSEEILNLKSQLQQYGQQLQNLEGFIGVLLPFLPASAAAAAQQFLNLQNPQVQNGVPNIVQPEQQPPEQQPPEQQPPNQQPPDEQPQDGNDDYMHY; encoded by the exons ATGGCATCAGGTCCTTCTGGCCCTCCTATTCCACCTTCAGGAAATTATGATAAGGGCAAGGGGAAGAAATCTTACGTAGTCAAGTTGATGACACGTTTCAATAATGAAATTGgttcaaccagtcaaccaaatACACCTACCTCTACCTCTACTGGTAGATCTATTCCACCTCCATTAGTTGTTCCTGCCTTCACTCCCACTCCACATCAAGTTCCTACATCTTCACCTACCTCTGTTGGTACATCTCTTCCACCTCCAATACAAGTGCCTGGCTTGACACCCACTCCATACCAAGTACCTCCTTATCTTCAGGCTTCACTCTCTCCCAATGTTGGTTCTAACCCATCAACTCCCAGAAATATTGCACCATCACCGGGTATAGAGGATGCATATCCACATTCTAGTTCAGCCGCCAATAACATGGAAGAATGTTCCAATAGTCGTCCAATGATTACACCCGTTGGAGGagg gtttTATCCTACAAAAACTGCATCCAAGGTAATCACAGCCACCATCAAGGAACAGTTTGATGAGCCATGGCTAACATGGGGTGCAATCCCTAAGTCAACCAGAGATGTCTTCTTCGAACGTTTTAAG AGAAGGGTTTCATGGAAGCCTGAAGATGAGGAAAAGGTCAAAAAAAATTTTCACACCAAGGCATCTCATAGACTCTCAGAGATGTATAAAAAAGCTAGAACTCTAGGAAAAAGACCTGATTGGCTGGGGGACGATACTTGGAATGCTCTTTTGGAAAAGTGGAACATGCCACTTTATAGACAAAAGTGTGAAACGGCAAAGAAGAATCGGACATCTGAAAAGGGTGGTTGTTTGCACACTGGAGGATCTATAAGCGTGCATGAGCATGCTATTCGTTTG TCACAAGAGCTTGGTCGGTCTgtgcatgttgatgaaatatttcaacAGACACATATTCGTCAATCAACAGGAGAATTTGTGGACGAAAGGTCTAGGCGGACCCAT gaacaatttgttgcaaaattttctgaAATTAGATCTGAGACTGCATCTGTTGGTGTCTCAACATCTCCTCTAGACCCTGCGGAGGAGGAAAGATTGAGAAACCGATGTTGGTTAGAGGCTGCTGGTGGAAAATACAAGGGACGCGTATACGGCATTGGAAATGTCACTTCCCAAGATGACTGTGTTGATAGTTACATCCAACAGACACAGGCATCTTCTACTGCTCAACCTCAAAATTCAGAAGAAATTCTTAACCTGAAATCGCAGTTACAACAATATGGTCAGCAACTTCAAAATCTTGAAGGCTTTATTGGCGTCCTCCTGCCATTCCTTCCGGCTTCAGCAGCCGCGGCTGCACAACAATTTTTAAACCTTCAAAATCCTCAAGTTCAAAATGGCGTACCCAATATAGTCCAACCAGAACAGCAACCTCCAGAACAGCAACCTCCAGAACAGCAACCACCAAACCAGCAACCACCAGATGAACAACCACAAGATGGAAATGATGATTACATGCATTATTAG
- the LOC108332707 gene encoding uncharacterized protein LOC108332707: protein MLTPQSNRNEVHIEIESFTTTLSVFNQPGRHSGRESTHWLSDEELRSAHVHVLINCNEVEPYLHSFLHVYQLSESNSSTYVHANFPLWFRQKVHNDPLSVRNQHLRDLSLGPLRCVKEWHTFFANGYKFHTHAWSQGKRTINSGVHVKGLTEGGQDDFYGVIKHIYELEYNSTTTEKKIVLFYCDWFDPSRVGTRVDSKYGIVDIRMDKRYVLFDPFIIAHNVQQVYYVPYPTSRTDKRGWCVAIKTKPRGRIDSNDVEADVPYQVEEMSHVNDIIEVEEVVRLQDVEAGLEEVDPNNISSFQGQIDEDTTESEEYNAEGQGEDDNEDEFHSSSTE from the exons atgttaaCACCACAAAGCAATAGAAATGAAGTACACATTGAAATAGAAAGCTTTACGACAACATTATCAGTGTTTAACCAACCTGGCCGTCATTCTGGAAGGGAATCAACACATTGGTTAAGTGATGAAGAATTGAGATCAGCTCATGttcatgtattgatcaattgcaaTGAAGTTGAACCTTACCTTCA CTCATTCTTACATGTCTATCAACTATCTGAGTCAAACAGTTCGACGTACGTACATGCTAATTTCCCATTGTGGTTCAGGCAAAAA GTTCATAACGATCCTTTAAGTGTGAGAAACCAACATCTTAGAGATTTATCACTTGGTCCTTTAAGGTGTGTAAAGGAATGGCACACCTTCTTTGCTAATGGATACAAATTTCATACCCATGCATGGAGTCAGGGCAAGAGGACAATAAATAGTGGGGTTCATGTTAAAGGCCTAACAGAAGGAGGTCAAGATGATTTTTATGGTGTCATTAAACACATCTATGAGTTGGAATACAATTCAACAACCactgaaaagaaaattgtattattttattgtgattggTTTGATCCATCGAGAGTAGGTACAAGGGTGGATTCAAAGTATGGCATTGTGGATATTCGAATGGATAAAAGATATGTGTTGTTTGATCCTTTTATCATTGCACACAATGTACAACAAGTGTATTATGTACCATATCCTACATCACGCACGGACAAACGAGGTTGGTGTGTTGCGATAAAAacgaagcctagaggtcgcattgatTCTAATGATGTAGAAGCCGATGTGCCATaccaagtggaggaaatgtcacatgttaatgacatcattgaagttgaagaagtggtcCGATTACAAGATGTAGAAGCTGGTCTTGAAGAAGTTGACCCTAACAATATTTCATCATTTCAAGGGCAAATAGATGAAGATACAACGGAATCAGAAGAATACAATGCAGAAGGACAGGGTGAAGATGACAATGAAGATGAATTTCATAGTTCTAGCACTGAATAG